The Saccharomonospora glauca K62 genome has a segment encoding these proteins:
- a CDS encoding VOC family protein: MTCDVQITFDCADPAALAAFWAEALGYRLQDPPAGFELWERALEAMGVPPERRGDASAVIDPEGVRPRLFFQRVPEGKQVKNRVHLDVRAAPGLRGDERMAALEAEAERLVAHGATRLRRHEPAEPLEPGHLVMADPEGNEFCLD, encoded by the coding sequence ATGACCTGCGACGTTCAGATCACGTTCGACTGTGCCGACCCGGCCGCGCTGGCGGCCTTCTGGGCCGAGGCTCTCGGCTATCGGCTCCAGGACCCGCCCGCGGGCTTCGAGTTGTGGGAGCGAGCCCTGGAGGCGATGGGAGTACCGCCCGAACGCCGGGGCGATGCCTCGGCGGTGATCGATCCCGAGGGAGTGCGGCCGCGGCTGTTCTTCCAGCGGGTGCCCGAGGGCAAACAGGTCAAAAACCGCGTGCACCTCGACGTGCGCGCCGCTCCGGGACTGCGCGGGGATGAGCGCATGGCGGCGCTGGAGGCGGAGGCCGAGCGGTTGGTGGCCCACGGCGCCACCCGATTGCGACGCCACGAGCCCGCCGAACCGTTGGAACCGGGGCACCTCGTGATGGCCGACCCCGAGGGCAACGAGTTCTGCCTCGACTGA
- a CDS encoding DinB family protein, whose translation MTEQTQNDLLRDQLARHWTNQLRKRLDGLTDDEYFWEPVPGCWSVRPRGTGVAPVQAGAGAMTIDFAIPEPDPAPFTTIAWRLGHVIVGVLAMRNAAHFGRAPTDYRSFTYAETASEALAQLDAEYATWLAGVASLGEEGLARPCGPAEGAYAESSMARLVLHINREVIHHLSEVCLLRDLYLHSRRARREAS comes from the coding sequence ATGACCGAGCAGACGCAGAACGACCTGTTGCGGGACCAGCTCGCCCGGCACTGGACCAACCAGCTGCGCAAGCGCCTCGACGGGCTCACCGACGACGAGTACTTCTGGGAGCCGGTACCCGGCTGCTGGAGTGTACGACCCCGTGGCACCGGCGTCGCCCCGGTGCAGGCCGGTGCCGGGGCGATGACCATCGACTTCGCGATACCGGAGCCCGACCCGGCGCCGTTCACGACGATCGCCTGGCGACTCGGGCACGTGATCGTGGGCGTGCTGGCGATGCGCAACGCCGCGCACTTCGGTCGCGCGCCGACCGACTACCGGTCGTTCACCTACGCGGAGACCGCCTCCGAGGCGCTGGCCCAGCTCGACGCGGAGTACGCCACCTGGCTGGCCGGGGTGGCCTCACTCGGCGAGGAGGGGCTCGCCCGACCGTGCGGGCCGGCGGAGGGTGCCTACGCGGAGAGCTCGATGGCACGACTCGTGCTGCACATCAATCGAGAGGTGATCCACCATCTTTCCGAGGTCTGCCTGCTGCGGGACCTCTACCTGCACTCCCGGCGGGCCCGGCGGGAGGCGAGCTGA
- a CDS encoding helix-turn-helix transcriptional regulator has translation MTVEATTERVLRLLALLQRRPSWTAAELAAELGVTDRSVRRDVERLRALGYPVHATAGVGGGYQLGAGTRLPPLLLDDEEAIATAVSLRWASGGTVAGAGEAALRALAKLDQVMPPRLRAEVRAVHSATEPLVGPGVEIDAEVLVTLARACRDTVRVRFVYPGRHGGRRERTVEPVRMVVTGRRWYLMAWDIDRDDWRTFRLDRMREVVATTWQFRPREHPDPVSYVQRSVTESPYRYLARVRVHAPPNRVRELVPPQVGRVTDDEDGWCVLAVGGDDPDWLAMQIARLGFETEVLAPPELREAAGTLARRLAAMAGSDRPRTSAGSRANG, from the coding sequence ATGACCGTGGAGGCGACGACCGAACGAGTGCTGCGGCTGCTGGCGCTACTTCAGCGCAGGCCGTCCTGGACCGCCGCCGAGCTGGCGGCGGAGCTCGGAGTCACCGATCGTTCCGTGCGGCGCGACGTGGAGCGGCTGCGCGCACTCGGCTACCCCGTACACGCGACAGCGGGCGTCGGCGGCGGCTACCAGCTCGGTGCGGGCACCCGGCTGCCTCCGCTGCTCCTCGACGACGAAGAGGCGATCGCGACGGCGGTGTCCCTACGGTGGGCGTCGGGCGGCACGGTCGCCGGAGCGGGCGAAGCGGCTCTGCGTGCGCTCGCGAAGCTCGACCAGGTGATGCCACCCCGGCTGCGCGCGGAGGTACGGGCCGTGCACAGCGCCACCGAACCTCTCGTCGGCCCCGGCGTCGAGATCGACGCCGAGGTGCTGGTGACGCTCGCGCGGGCCTGCCGCGACACCGTCCGGGTGCGGTTCGTCTACCCCGGTCGCCACGGAGGGCGCCGCGAACGCACGGTCGAGCCCGTGCGGATGGTCGTCACCGGCCGCCGCTGGTACCTGATGGCGTGGGATATCGACCGCGACGACTGGCGCACCTTCCGGCTGGACCGGATGCGCGAGGTGGTGGCGACGACCTGGCAGTTCCGACCGAGGGAGCATCCCGACCCGGTGTCCTACGTCCAGCGGTCCGTGACCGAGTCGCCGTACCGCTACCTCGCCCGTGTGCGGGTGCACGCACCGCCGAACCGGGTGCGGGAGCTGGTACCCCCGCAGGTGGGTCGGGTCACCGACGACGAGGACGGCTGGTGCGTGCTCGCCGTCGGCGGTGACGACCCGGACTGGCTCGCCATGCAGATCGCCCGGCTGGGTTTCGAGACCGAGGTGCTGGCACCCCCGGAGCTGAGGGAGGCCGCCGGGACACTCGCCCGAAGGCTCGCGGCGATGGCCGGGAGCGACCGACCCCGTACCTCGGCCGGGTCCCGCGCGAACGGCTAG
- the map gene encoding type I methionyl aminopeptidase: protein MPDRAPLTPGVLSPPRPVPASIARPEYVGKPAPKRDTGNGVRSPEVIEAMRKASRIAAQALEEGGKAVKPGNTTDDIDRVVHEFLLDHGAYPSTLGYRGFPKSCCTSLNEVICHGIPDSTVIQDGDICNIDVTAYIDGVHGDTNATFLAGDVSEEARLLVERTREATMRAIKAVRPGRQLNVIGRVIESYAKRFGYGVVRDFTGHGVGPAFHTAPTVLHYDEPSVTTVIEPNMTFTIEPMITLGTIEYDVWDDDWTVTTKDKKWTAQFEHTVLVTEDGVEILTLP, encoded by the coding sequence ATGCCCGATCGTGCACCGTTGACACCCGGCGTCCTGTCGCCGCCCCGTCCCGTTCCCGCTTCCATCGCCCGGCCCGAGTACGTCGGTAAGCCCGCGCCGAAGCGCGACACCGGCAACGGTGTGCGCTCGCCCGAGGTGATCGAGGCGATGCGCAAGGCGTCTCGGATCGCGGCGCAGGCACTGGAGGAGGGCGGCAAGGCCGTCAAGCCCGGCAACACCACCGACGACATCGACCGCGTGGTGCACGAGTTCCTGCTCGACCACGGCGCCTACCCGTCGACGCTCGGCTACCGCGGCTTCCCGAAGTCGTGCTGCACCTCGCTGAACGAGGTGATCTGCCACGGGATCCCCGACTCGACGGTGATCCAGGACGGCGACATCTGCAACATCGACGTCACCGCCTACATCGACGGCGTGCACGGCGACACCAACGCCACCTTCCTCGCGGGCGACGTCTCCGAGGAGGCGCGGCTGCTGGTCGAACGCACCCGTGAGGCCACCATGCGGGCCATCAAGGCCGTGCGGCCCGGTAGGCAGCTCAACGTCATCGGCCGCGTCATCGAGTCGTACGCCAAGCGGTTCGGCTACGGGGTCGTGCGCGACTTCACCGGCCACGGCGTGGGCCCCGCGTTCCACACCGCTCCCACGGTGCTCCACTACGACGAGCCGTCGGTGACCACGGTCATCGAACCGAACATGACGTTCACCATCGAGCCGATGATCACGCTCGGCACGATCGAGTACGACGTGTGGGACGACGACTGGACGGTCACCACGAAGGACAAGAAGTGGACCGCCCAGTTCGAGCACACGGTGTTGGTCACCGAGGACGGCGTGGAGATCCTCACCCTGCCGTGA
- a CDS encoding MFS transporter has protein sequence MSSSRTSIKRVVAASMIGTTVEWYDFFLYGSAAALVFNSQFFPESDPLVGTMLAFATLAVGFVARPLGGLVFGHYGDKIGRKKLLVVSLLMMGGATFAMGLLPTYATIGVAAPLLLVLLRLIQGFAVGGEWGGAVLIVSEHGDDRRRGFWASWPQAGVPAGNLLATAVLAVLAVVQSDETFNAWGWRIPFLLSGLLVLIGMWIRLAVEESPVFVEAVKKAGDKPAAEKAPIVTVLKHSWREVLIAMGARFAENVSYYVITAFVLVYLTTHLELPKSLGLNAVLVGSAIHFVTIPMWGWLSDVIGRRIVYLFGTASMLVWSFVFFPMLDGATSLTTIVAVSVGLFLHGAMYGPQAAFFSELFGTKVRYSGSSIGYQLASIAAGGVAPLIATALLDSYGTSMPISIYVAATCVVTFVAVYFAKETRGSSLADAERQPSVAA, from the coding sequence ATGTCTTCGTCGAGAACGTCGATCAAACGTGTCGTGGCCGCCAGCATGATCGGCACCACGGTCGAGTGGTACGACTTCTTCCTCTACGGCTCGGCCGCCGCGCTCGTCTTCAACTCCCAGTTCTTCCCGGAGAGCGACCCGCTGGTCGGCACCATGTTGGCGTTCGCGACCCTCGCCGTCGGCTTCGTCGCCAGGCCGCTCGGGGGATTGGTGTTCGGCCACTACGGGGACAAGATCGGCCGCAAGAAGCTGCTCGTGGTCAGCCTCCTGATGATGGGCGGCGCGACCTTCGCGATGGGGCTGCTTCCCACCTACGCCACGATCGGGGTCGCCGCACCGCTGTTGCTGGTGTTGTTGCGCCTGATCCAGGGCTTCGCCGTGGGCGGCGAATGGGGTGGCGCGGTGCTCATCGTGTCCGAACACGGTGACGACCGCAGGCGTGGGTTCTGGGCGTCCTGGCCCCAGGCCGGGGTTCCCGCGGGGAACCTCCTCGCCACGGCGGTGCTGGCCGTCCTCGCGGTGGTGCAGAGCGACGAGACGTTCAACGCGTGGGGCTGGCGTATTCCGTTCCTGCTGTCGGGCCTGCTGGTGCTGATCGGCATGTGGATCAGGTTGGCGGTCGAGGAGTCCCCGGTGTTCGTGGAGGCCGTGAAGAAGGCGGGGGACAAGCCCGCCGCGGAGAAGGCTCCGATCGTCACGGTGCTGAAGCACAGCTGGCGTGAGGTGCTCATCGCGATGGGAGCCCGGTTCGCCGAGAACGTCTCCTACTACGTCATCACGGCCTTCGTGCTCGTCTACCTGACCACGCACCTGGAGCTGCCCAAGTCGCTGGGTCTGAACGCCGTGCTGGTCGGCTCCGCCATCCACTTCGTCACCATCCCGATGTGGGGATGGCTGTCCGACGTCATCGGCCGCCGGATCGTCTACCTGTTCGGCACCGCGAGCATGCTGGTGTGGAGCTTCGTGTTCTTCCCGATGCTCGATGGCGCCACGTCGCTCACCACGATCGTCGCCGTGTCGGTCGGGTTGTTCCTGCACGGCGCGATGTACGGGCCGCAGGCGGCGTTCTTCTCGGAGTTGTTCGGCACCAAGGTGCGCTACTCCGGTTCGTCGATCGGCTACCAGCTCGCCTCGATCGCCGCGGGCGGTGTCGCGCCCCTCATCGCCACGGCGCTGCTGGACTCGTACGGCACCAGCATGCCGATCTCGATCTACGTGGCCGCCACCTGTGTGGTGACGTTCGTCGCCGTCTACTTCGCCAAGGAGACCCGTGGTTCCTCTCTCGCCGACGCGGAACGCCAGCCCTCGGTGGCAGCATGA
- a CDS encoding 3-hydroxybutyrate dehydrogenase, translated as MSTSPLTGKTALVTGGANGIGRACVSALREAGATVHLVDVDGAAAKDVADAHGAVAHVVDLTDPNAIDSLPRDVDILVNNAGVQHIAPIQDFPPEKFEFLQRLMVTAPFLLMRHCLPAMYERGWGRIVNISSVHGLVASPHKAAYVAAKHALEGLSKVAAIEGAEHGVTSNCVNPGYVRTNLVANQIDAQAASRGIPTDAVLDEVFLRRTAIKRLIEPEEVASLVVWLCGDEASYLTGASIPLDGGWTAT; from the coding sequence ATGTCCACCAGCCCTTTGACCGGGAAGACGGCTCTCGTCACCGGCGGCGCCAACGGCATCGGACGAGCCTGTGTCTCGGCCCTCCGCGAGGCCGGGGCCACCGTGCATCTCGTCGACGTCGACGGCGCCGCCGCGAAGGACGTGGCCGACGCCCACGGCGCCGTCGCCCACGTCGTCGATCTGACCGACCCGAACGCCATCGACTCGCTGCCCCGCGACGTCGACATCCTCGTCAACAACGCGGGGGTGCAGCACATCGCGCCCATTCAGGACTTCCCGCCCGAGAAGTTCGAGTTCCTCCAACGGTTGATGGTCACGGCGCCGTTTCTGTTGATGCGGCACTGCCTGCCCGCCATGTACGAGCGGGGCTGGGGACGCATCGTGAACATCTCCAGCGTCCACGGGTTGGTCGCCAGCCCGCACAAGGCGGCCTACGTCGCGGCCAAGCACGCTCTCGAAGGACTGTCCAAGGTGGCCGCGATCGAGGGCGCCGAGCACGGCGTCACCAGCAACTGCGTCAACCCCGGCTACGTCCGCACCAATCTCGTGGCCAACCAGATCGACGCGCAGGCAGCGTCGCGTGGCATCCCCACCGACGCGGTCCTCGACGAGGTGTTCCTGCGCCGCACCGCCATCAAGCGCCTCATCGAGCCCGAGGAGGTGGCCTCGCTGGTGGTGTGGCTGTGCGGAGACGAGGCGAGCTACCTCACCGGGGCCTCGATCCCGCTCGACGGCGGCTGGACCGCCACCTGA